The following are encoded together in the Kiritimatiellia bacterium genome:
- the gmd gene encoding GDP-mannose 4,6-dehydratase yields the protein MKKALITGVTGQDGSYLAEWLLDKGYAVYGMVRRSSTETFDRIGHIKDRLNLVQADLLDELSLIKVLEECLPDEIYNLAAMSFVPTSWSQPVLTGEFTGIGVTRLLEAVRLVCPRARVYQASSSEMFGKVREVPQTELTPFHPRSPYGVAKAYGHFITVNYRESYGLHALSGILFNHESPRRGKEFVTRKISDGVARIKAGLQDKLPMGNIEAKRDWGFAGDYVRAMWMMLQQPEPDDYVIATGENHSVREFLELAFARAGLHWEDHVVIDSALMRPAEVEHLLGDSTKARTKLGWKPEVDFPGLVHMMVDADLERYGVGKK from the coding sequence ATGAAGAAAGCGCTGATCACCGGTGTCACGGGCCAGGACGGATCCTACCTGGCGGAATGGCTTCTGGACAAAGGCTACGCGGTCTACGGCATGGTGCGCCGCTCGAGCACGGAGACCTTCGACCGCATCGGCCACATCAAGGACCGCCTGAACCTGGTCCAGGCCGACCTCCTCGACGAGCTTTCGCTGATCAAGGTCCTGGAGGAATGCCTCCCGGACGAGATCTACAACCTGGCGGCGATGTCCTTCGTCCCGACCTCCTGGAGTCAGCCCGTGCTGACGGGCGAGTTCACCGGCATCGGCGTCACCCGCCTGCTCGAGGCCGTCCGCCTCGTGTGCCCGCGGGCGCGCGTGTACCAGGCCTCCAGCAGCGAGATGTTCGGCAAGGTCCGCGAGGTCCCGCAGACGGAACTCACGCCGTTCCACCCGCGCAGCCCGTACGGCGTGGCCAAGGCCTACGGCCATTTCATCACGGTCAACTACCGCGAGAGCTACGGGCTGCACGCGCTCTCCGGCATCCTCTTCAACCACGAGAGCCCGCGCCGCGGCAAGGAGTTCGTGACGCGCAAGATCTCGGACGGCGTGGCCCGGATCAAGGCCGGCCTGCAGGACAAGCTGCCCATGGGCAATATCGAGGCCAAGCGCGACTGGGGCTTCGCCGGCGACTACGTCCGGGCCATGTGGATGATGCTCCAGCAGCCCGAGCCGGACGACTACGTCATCGCCACCGGCGAGAATCACTCGGTGCGCGAGTTCCTCGAACTGGCCTTTGCCCGCGCGGGGCTGCACTGGGAGGATCACGTCGTCATCGATTCCGCGTTGATGCGCCCGGCCGAGGTGGAGCACCTGCTCGGCGACTCGACCAAGGCGCGCACGAAGCTCGGGTGGAAGCCCGAGGTGGATTTCCCGGGCCTGGTCCACATGATGGTGGACGCCGACCTGGAGCGGTACGGGGTCGGAAAGAAATAG